Genomic segment of Oceanibaculum indicum P24:
GATCAGCACCAAATGCGCCTTGCCATGCGATGCGACCAGGATGCGCAGCGGAATCAGCCACAGGACGAAGGGGATGGCGATCAGCGAGACATGCAGATAGCTCTCCGCCAGCGTCACCGCCTCCGGCTGCTGGCCCAGCAGCGACATGATCGGCGCGGAGAACAGCAGCACGAAGAAATAGGGCACCGACAGCGCGGCTCCGGCCCAGAATCCCTGTCGCACGCTGCGCCGGACATTGCGGAACTGCCGCGCCCCCAGCGCCTGCGAGATCATCGGCGCGACCGCCGCCAGAATCCCCATGCCCAGGAAAAACAGCGGAAACATGTAGTTGGTCGCCAGCGTACCGGCGGCCAGCATTTCCGGCCCCAGCCAGCCGGTCATCACCACGTCGGTAGTGTTGATCGCCATCTGGGCGAGCTGCGCCAGGATCAGCGGCAGCGCCAGCTTCAGCGTGGCGCGGGTCTCATCCCAGTTGGGCCGGCCGCTCTCGGCAGGCGGGCGGGTGTCTTTCAAAAGACTGGCGGCGACGGACATTCTTCATTCCTCCGCCGAGGGAGCCGGACAGACGGGGCGCTGGATTTTGGTGGCAAGCAGCCTGGCAGAAATAAAAAAGCGCGCCTTCGTCAGGGTCCGGCGCGCTCGGCTGTTCTTATTTCAGCGTTGGATTATGGCGCGCGGCGGGCGGACTCGTTCCGGGATTCCGACGGAATTCCCGCGAGAGAGACAGCCTCGATCCTGATGAAGGTGCGTTTTGCCATAATGATCCTGTCCTACCCGCCCCTCGCCGCCCGGTCAAGCCGGGAAGTTACAGAGATGAGGATGCCGGTGATTACGCACCGGCATCGCCCCATTTTTCTTCCCGTCACCCCCGCACTTGTTGCCCATGGGCACATCGGGGGTCCAGGCTTCCGCTTGCTGGATCGACTGTCGAGTAAACTGAACCCTGGATTCCCGGCACAAGGCCGGGAATGGCAGTCAGAGGAGGGGGTTAGCGGCAGAGAATGAGGCCTTACTTGCTCAGGAAACCGTCAGCGTGTCGCCGGTCCGCACGGTGCCCGGCTCGGTCACCTGCAGATAGACACCCATGTCGAAGTGCCCGAAGCCCCGGCGCAGCGCCAGCGGCAGGTTGGCGTCACGCTCCGCCGTCTGCGGGTTCACATTGGTGGCGGCACAGCGGCCGATGCGCTTGTAGAGTTTCAGCCCGACCTCACCCAGCTGGACTTTCGTCTCCTCGGTCCAGCCGAATTCCGCCCAGGCCGGCAGCCCCTCGATATAGAGATTGCCGCGGAACCGGATGGGATCGACCGGATGGCCGGTGACTCGCTCCAGATCGCGGATGCTGGCGAGGTTGATGAGCGACAGCTTGCCGTCAAGGGAATCGGTGAAGGCATCCTCCTTCGCCTCGATCAACCGCAGCGCTCCACGCACCTCGCCGGCCAGATAGGCACGCAGGAAATCCTCGACGATGGTGCGGCCCAGCGGCGTGGTGATGTCGGCGCGCGCCACCTGCCGGCCGTCGCGCTTCAGCGTCAGATGCCCGGTCTCCGGCTCGAAAGCCGCCTCAATGCCGGCCAGCTTGGCGCAGTTTACCAGCGTGACGAAATTGGCCTTGGGCGCCCAGCCGCCATCCGGCGGCAGATCGGTGGTGGAGCCGTGGGCGATGGCGAAGCGCCGGTCATGCGGCAGCGCCTTGTCGACCGACAGGGCGGCGGATTCGAGGTCGTGCGCGCTCATCCCCTTCACGGGGTAGCGGCACAGGCGGGCAAGGGTCGGCGAATCGGACATGCTTCACTCTCTAAACCTATAGGGTGCCCTGTCAACGCGCGATTCCAGCCACTTATTCACGCACCCGCCTCTTGTGTGACACAAAGGACACGCCATCT
This window contains:
- a CDS encoding MOSC domain-containing protein, with product MSDSPTLARLCRYPVKGMSAHDLESAALSVDKALPHDRRFAIAHGSTTDLPPDGGWAPKANFVTLVNCAKLAGIEAAFEPETGHLTLKRDGRQVARADITTPLGRTIVEDFLRAYLAGEVRGALRLIEAKEDAFTDSLDGKLSLINLASIRDLERVTGHPVDPIRFRGNLYIEGLPAWAEFGWTEETKVQLGEVGLKLYKRIGRCAATNVNPQTAERDANLPLALRRGFGHFDMGVYLQVTEPGTVRTGDTLTVS